The following coding sequences lie in one Flagellimonas eckloniae genomic window:
- a CDS encoding arylsulfatase, whose translation MKLVIISLFTIGLNMMSCAEKVDKTQEKPNIILIIADDQGFGDLGYYGNPNIKTPVLDSLAERSVRFDEFLVNPVCAPTRSALMTGKYSMSTGVHDTYRGGAMMATEEVTIAELLKEANYKTGMIGKWHLGDNYPMRPQDQGFEYTLNHLSGGIGQYGDWPNTLKRDSSYFNPILWNNGKQLQTKGYCTDVFTKAAMEYVEENKDNPFFLYLSFNAPHGPLQLPQEYYDMYKDTDPDEGLIDQGNPYPKVTEHSRENARKVYGMVTNIDDNLRLLFNKLESLGIEENTLVIFMTDNGPQHPRYISGMRGRKGSVFQGGVRVPSFWYYPKMFKEARDIKAPAAHYDILPTLAELAGAKIPVGLEIEGESLMPLLTKAEDNFPNRIINRYWSRTAPVRYRNVSTRKGNLKLVGVGQDDEGNDKFELFDLSKDYFEQNDISGENEAIVKELKSEMDIWLTTMESSKHIVESPKPIIGTTFENPVMLNQNDAHFEKVVGIKKDFIYWDAKIDETKSFDITIHLDKGLNHNGNLELVIGDDSRKMEFEGKGQTQLSFKNILLNKGDVKIMPKLYVERNGTLVYVYPFYLEIKG comes from the coding sequence ATGAAGTTAGTAATAATAAGCCTATTTACTATAGGTTTAAATATGATGTCTTGTGCTGAAAAAGTTGATAAAACTCAAGAAAAACCAAATATAATTCTAATTATAGCGGATGACCAAGGTTTTGGAGATTTGGGATATTATGGAAACCCAAATATTAAGACCCCAGTTTTGGATAGTCTAGCAGAACGCAGTGTACGTTTTGATGAATTTTTGGTAAACCCGGTTTGCGCTCCCACTCGATCTGCATTAATGACTGGTAAATACTCTATGAGCACAGGCGTACACGACACCTACAGGGGAGGTGCCATGATGGCAACTGAAGAGGTCACCATAGCTGAGCTGCTTAAGGAAGCTAACTACAAAACAGGAATGATAGGTAAATGGCACTTAGGTGATAATTACCCAATGCGTCCGCAAGACCAAGGTTTTGAATATACATTAAATCATCTTTCAGGAGGAATTGGACAATATGGAGACTGGCCAAATACATTAAAAAGGGACAGCAGTTACTTTAATCCTATTCTTTGGAACAATGGAAAACAGCTTCAGACCAAGGGATATTGTACAGATGTGTTTACAAAAGCTGCGATGGAGTATGTGGAAGAGAACAAAGACAATCCATTTTTTCTATACCTGTCTTTTAATGCCCCTCACGGTCCTTTACAACTTCCACAGGAGTATTATGATATGTATAAGGATACGGATCCAGATGAAGGATTAATAGATCAGGGTAATCCGTATCCAAAAGTGACCGAGCATAGTAGGGAGAATGCCAGAAAGGTATATGGTATGGTGACCAACATTGATGACAACCTAAGATTACTTTTCAATAAACTGGAAAGTTTGGGTATAGAGGAAAACACCTTGGTTATTTTCATGACGGACAATGGCCCGCAGCATCCAAGATATATTTCTGGTATGCGGGGAAGAAAAGGTTCCGTATTTCAAGGAGGCGTAAGAGTCCCCAGTTTTTGGTATTATCCCAAGATGTTTAAAGAAGCTCGGGATATTAAAGCTCCCGCCGCCCATTACGATATCTTACCAACATTGGCAGAACTTGCAGGAGCAAAAATACCTGTAGGCCTGGAAATTGAAGGAGAAAGTTTAATGCCCCTGTTGACCAAGGCGGAAGACAATTTTCCTAATCGTATAATAAATCGATACTGGTCAAGAACCGCTCCCGTGAGGTACAGAAATGTATCTACCCGAAAAGGAAACCTAAAACTTGTGGGCGTAGGTCAGGATGATGAAGGAAATGATAAGTTCGAATTATTTGATTTGAGCAAAGATTATTTTGAACAAAATGATATTTCAGGTGAGAATGAAGCCATCGTAAAAGAATTGAAGTCTGAAATGGACATTTGGCTTACTACAATGGAATCATCCAAACATATTGTGGAATCTCCTAAACCGATTATCGGAACAACTTTTGAAAACCCGGTTATGCTTAATCAGAACGATGCTCATTTTGAAAAAGTAGTGGGCATCAAGAAGGATTTTATTTATTGGGATGCCAAAATTGATGAAACAAAGTCTTTTGATATAACCATACACCTTGACAAAGGCCTAAACCATAACGGCAATTTAGAATTGGTTATTGGAGATGATAGTAGAAAAATGGAGTTTGAAGGAAAGGGGCAAACCCAGCTCAGTTTTAAAAATATACTGTTGAACAAAGGGGATGTTAAAATCATGCCCAAGCTATATGTTGAAAGAAACGGAACATTGGTATACGTGTATCCATTTTATTTAGAAATAAAAGGTTGA